In Leptolyngbya sp. O-77, the genomic window CTGCGTCGCAAGCTGAAAGATACGCATCATATTCTGTGTCTGGATGAGGTAGAGCGGATGAGCCATTCTGACGACTTTAGCGGGCGCGAGCGGACGGAACTGCGGGGGCTGGCAGATGGCGCAAATGCTCCGCTGACGCTCGTTACCGCCAGTCGCTTGCCCCTGAGCCAGTTGTTTCCCGATTCGCCAGAGCAAACCTCGCCCCTAGCAGGCATTTGCCAGACGATTCAAGTAGAACCATTTTCGCCTGCGATCGCCCAATCTTTTATCATGCACCGTTTGCAAAATAACCCAATCCAGTTCACATCTGCCCAAATTCACCAGCTAATTGCCCAGAGCGGGGGACATCCTGCGCGTCTACAAGAGAGTGCGTCAGACCTGTATCGTCAGTTGTTGGAAGCCTGAATTGACCGCAATGCCACAGTTTTCTGTAGATTCCCAATGCTCCTGGGCTTCGAGGCGGACTCGCTGCCTTAGCCTGTTGCGAGGGCAACACTATCTCTGGCTACTGTATTGGGTTTATTTTCGCCCAACTCGGTTGAAGGAATATTTCTATCACATTAATCCTGCAATCTATAAGGCTGAACCAGGGCTTCAGACCATCTTTCGCACAACTCAGCTTTCGCCGTATCGGAATCTTTACTGCATGGTTCCTATCCTGAGTCTATGTTTTGGACTGGGGCTGGGGCTACCTTTATTGTGGCTCGCGAGCTGGCACTTGCAGCATTCTGTTGGTCTATTTTGGGCCATAGGTGGGGCGATCGCCGGAGCAGCCGTAGGAAGCTTATTTTTTATCTTATTTCTAGGCGTGCTTGGAACTGCGGTCAGTATTGCCAGAGGACTAATGGCAGGCACAGTGGTTGGCGTTGCCAGCGGCATTATGAATAGTATTTTATTCTGCGTCATCCTTGGCATCTCGCAGGGCTTGCCCTGGCTAAATGTAGAAACACAACCTGGGGTTATTGCGACCTTTGCGTTGTCTTTTGGGCTGGCAATTGGAATTATGGTCGGTGTGACGATCGGTGGCGTAGCGGGGGGCATTGTGGGGCTGGTGCTGGGAAGCGCTGGAAGCCTCATCGTTGGCATGGTGTTTAGCGTGCTGATCGTTGCCCTATCGGCAATTGACATTGCCGCTGAGCATACAGGTATCGTATTTGGATTTGTGTTTGGGTTGGTGGCGATCGCGGGTGGTGGGGCTGCGGTTAGTCTGGTAAAAGGGATTTTTAGCAGCGTCATTATTTCAGCGGCCGTGGGGGTTGCGGTTGGGTTTTCGTCCACTCCGGCTGTCGGTCTGCTGACGGGGGCGATCGCCATCTCCTGCTCACTACGCTTGCCGTTTTATATTATCGAGTTAGTTTGGGCAGGGTGCTGCCCTCAAAAATACAATCTTGCTGCGTGGGATGAACTGCTAGTTATTTATCTTCCTGGGTTGCGACAGCGGCTTTTGCAGCAGATACAGCAAGATTTTGATCATGGTGTGATACAGCTTTGTTATGTAGCCTGCAATCCTTTTCAGCGTTGGGTTGCACAGTCTGCATTAAAACATTATCTTATCCATCACCCTACGCCGCTTCATGAGCTGCATCAATTACTGACTCACCCAGCAAGCCATGCATACGTTTTTGCTCCTCTCAGTCATCACGGCTGGCTGTATATTCCAGCAATTAACCATGTTCTTTTAGGGGAATTACACGATCGCTGGGTCAACTGCACTACTGATCCCAGCAGCCGCTTGTTTGAGCATCTGATTTATCAGATCAGCCGCTGTTTGCGAAACAATAGCCAGGCCCCGCTAACCGAATGGGCTAGGATCTTATTCCAGTTGCAGCTTGCAGAAATATCCCAGCAAAAGCTTTCATTGCGGCATATTGCTGAAATCCAGGCGATCGCAGCTCAGCTTGCCTCCTATCCTGGCGGTGCAGAAATCTGTCAGATGTTTGATGTTATTCATATTTTTCTCAAGGGCGATCGCCTTGTGCCTCTTGCGGAGACAGTCTCTCATACAGATCTCCGCTTTCTCCGCAAACAAGATGCGCTTAATCCACCCGCACTAGAGATTTTGCATCAATTGCAAACGATTGCAATCGACATCTACACATCTGGGCAAACCAGCCGAGTTAATCAACAGGCGGCCT contains:
- a CDS encoding helix-turn-helix domain-containing protein — encoded protein: MVPILSLCFGLGLGLPLLWLASWHLQHSVGLFWAIGGAIAGAAVGSLFFILFLGVLGTAVSIARGLMAGTVVGVASGIMNSILFCVILGISQGLPWLNVETQPGVIATFALSFGLAIGIMVGVTIGGVAGGIVGLVLGSAGSLIVGMVFSVLIVALSAIDIAAEHTGIVFGFVFGLVAIAGGGAAVSLVKGIFSSVIISAAVGVAVGFSSTPAVGLLTGAIAISCSLRLPFYIIELVWAGCCPQKYNLAAWDELLVIYLPGLRQRLLQQIQQDFDHGVIQLCYVACNPFQRWVAQSALKHYLIHHPTPLHELHQLLTHPASHAYVFAPLSHHGWLYIPAINHVLLGELHDRWVNCTTDPSSRLFEHLIYQISRCLRNNSQAPLTEWARILFQLQLAEISQQKLSLRHIAEIQAIAAQLASYPGGAEICQMFDVIHIFLKGDRLVPLAETVSHTDLRFLRKQDALNPPALEILHQLQTIAIDIYTSGQTSRVNQQAALLRTSNTLNLLEEKLDAHVITPERILLRQVIHHWQNLVCIASGEIGNAQLIQPVPNPYVIGNPVTGSLFVGREDIMRRLAELWLPSQQVPSVVLYGQRRMGKSSILHNLEAILGDRAVIIDFNLQVMGIVNNTHELLYALAIEMYDGLPHPLPVTFQEPQLSQFTQNNPYQSFLRFLKHLDSARADRRFIITVDEFELLEQLIEANVVEQRLITFWRGLIQTYPWFVMAFAGLHTLDEMRQDYWCPLFSSVTAIPVEPLSFSAVQQLMMQPSPDFELEYDPAVVQKIFTLTNGQPYLVQLLGHTLVTCFNRMVFEQSAIRDKKITLQDLEMVINSSSFYRDGDAYFMGIWRQVGSGQPEHQSKVLYCLCDRPLSISEISDKTGLSVSTLQSILSTLQNRGIVLKIGGRYTYTVPLMRGWIKRLHLPSLSE